The genomic window ACCCAATCGCTGGGACTCCAGGCGACGGACTTCGACGTGCCGGCCGGCAGCGCCGTCGCGCCGTTCAACCACGTTTCGGCCAGGTGCACCGCATCGGCGATCGCGGAACTGGTGGTGGCCGGAATCGGCGCGACGAACCCGATGGAGCTCGAGGCGACCTGTCGGGCCAAGTCGTAGTTGACCGGACCGGAGTCTTTGCCGGAGGCCATCGCGCTGCCCACCCCGCCGAACATCTCGCCCAGCCGGGTGAAGATCTGCCCCAAGTCGGCCATGTCGAAGTTCCCGCCCATGCCGAAGGCGCCGAACGGGTTTGCCCCCGACCCGGAATTGGGATCGTTCTTGCCCTTGTCGCGCTCGGGGTCGTCTCCTGCGGAGAAGCCGAAAGGCAGGTCAGCCATGATGTCAACGGTACCCATCGCAAGACCGGAAAGCGCGCGTCGCCGTCACGCTCGCAGCTGAATCGCCGCTCGGTAGGTCCGTCTAGTGTATGGGCGTGAACAGGCGGATTTTGACCCTCATGGTCGCGCTGGTGCCGATCCTGGTGTTCGGGGTGTTGCTGGCGGTGGTGACGGTGCCGTTTGTCTCACTGGGCCCGGGGCCCACGTTCGACACGCTCGGCGAGGTCGAGGGCAAGCAGGTCGTCCAGATCGAAGGCACGCAAACACATCCGACGTCGGGTCATCTCAACATGACGACGGTGTCCCAGCGTGACGACCTGACCCTGGGTGAAGCGTTGACGCTGTGGCTTTCCGGACAGGAGCAGCTGGTGCCGCGCGACTTGGTCTACCCGCCGGGCAAATCCCGCGACGAGGTCGACAAAGCCAACAACGCCGACTTCAAGAACTCCGAAGACAGCGCCGAATACGCCGCCCTGGGCTACCTGAAGTATCCGGAGGCGGTCACCGTCGCCACCGTCAGCGATCCCGGGCCGTCGGTCGGCAAGCTCAAACCCGGCGACGCCATCGACATGGTCAACGGCACCCCGGTGGCCAACGTCGACCAGTTCACCTCGCTGCTGAAGGCGACCAAGCCGGGACAGGTCGTGACCATCGACTTCCGGCGCAAGAACTCACCCGCCGGCGTCACGCAGATCACGCTGGGCACCAACAAGGACCGCGCCTACGGGTTCCTGGGCGTCGCGGTGCTCGATGCGCCCTGGGCGCCGTTCTCGGTCAGCTTCAACCTCGCCAACATCGGCGGTCCCTCGGCCGGGCTGATGTTCAGCCTGGCCGTCGTCGACAAGCTGACCACCGGAGACCTGGCCGGCACCAACTTCGTCGCGGGCACCGGCACCATCTCCGTCGACGGCAAGGTGGGCCCCATCGGCGGAATCACCCACAAGATGGCGGCCGCCCGCGCGGCCGGTGCCACGGTGTTCTTGGTGCCGGCCAAGAACTGCTACGAGGCCGCCTCCGACGATCCGCCCGGGCTGCGGTTGGTGAAGGTCGAGACGCTCGGTCAGGCGGTGGACGCTCTGCACGCCATGACGACCGGGGCGCCGACGCCCAGTTGCTAGTTGCGCAATCCGGTCCAGCCTGCCCGATGCGTACAGTTGTGACCGTCTAGAAAATCTCTAGCAACCGCCAGCCAAACCGAGCAGGAGCGTGGCCAGTGGGGATGCGGCCGACCGCAAGGATGCCGAAGCTGACCCGGCGTAGTCGGATTCTGATCCTGATCGCACTGGGTGTGATCGTGTTGCTGCTTGCCGGGCCCCGCTTGATCGACGCCTATGTCGACTGGCTGTGGTTCGGGGAACTCGGCTATCGCTCGGTGTTCACCACCGTGCTCGTCACCCGCATCGTGGTTTTCCTCCTGGCGGGTCTGCTCGTGGGCGGCATCGTGTTCGGCGGGCTCGCGCTGGCCTACCGCAGCCGCCCGGTCTTCGTGCCGAGCAACGACAACGATCCGGTGGCCCGATATCGCGCCGTCGTGATGGGCCGGCTGCGCCTGGTCGGCATCGGCGTTCCGGCGTCGATCGGTGTGCTGGCCGGCGTGGTGGCCCAGAGCTACTGGGTTCGCATCCAGCTGTTCCTGCACGGCGGCGACTTCGGCATCACCGATCCCCAATTCGGCAAGGATCTCGGGTTCTACGCCTTCGAATTGCCGTTCTACCGGCTGGTGCTCAGCTTTGTGTTCGTCGCCGTGTTCCTCGCCTTCGTGGCGAATCTGGTGGCGCACTACATCTTCGGCGGCATCCGGCTGTCCGGTCGCACGGGCGCGCTGAGCCGCTCGGCGCGTATCCAGCTGGTCACCCTGGTCGGTGTGCTGGTACTGCTCAAGGCCGTCGCCTACTGGCTGGACCGCTACGAGCTGCTGTCCCACACCCGCGGCGGCAAGCCGTTCACCGGGGCCGGCTACACCGACATCAACGCGGTTTTGCCCGCCAAGCTGATCCTGATGGCGATCGCGGTGATCTGCGCGGCGGCGGTGTTCTCCGCGATCACTCTGCGCGACTTGCGCATACCTGCCATCGGCTTGGTGTTGCTGCTGCTGTCGTCACTGATAGTCGGCGCCGCATGGCCGCTGATCGTCGAGCAAATCAGCGTCAAACCCAATGCGGCGCAAAAGGAAAGCGAATACATCAGCCGAAGTATCAGCGCGACACGACAGGCCTATGGCCTGACGTCAGACGTGGTGACATACCGCAACTACACCGGTGACAGCGCAGCGACCGCCCAGCAGGTCGCCGCCGACCGCGCGACCACCTCCAACATCCGCTTGCTCGACCCCACCATCGTCAGCCCGGCGTTCACGCAGTTCCAGCAGGGCAAGAACTTCTACTACTTCCCCGACCAGCTGTCCATCGACCGCTACGTCGACCGCACCGGCAGCCTGCGCGACTACGTCGTCGCCGCCCGAGAACTCAACCCCGACCGGCTGATCGACAACCAACGCGACTGGATCAACCGGCACACGGTGTACACCCACGGCAACGGGTTCATCGCATCACCGGCCAACACCGTGCGCGGCATCGCCAACGACCCCAACCAAAACGGCGGCTACCCCGAGTTCCTCGCCAACGTCGTCGGCGCCAACGGCACCGTCGTGTCCGACGGGCCCGCGCCGCTGGATCAGCCCCGGATCTATTTCGGTCCGGTCATCTCCAACACCGCCGCCGACTACGCGATTGTGGGCAAGAACGGCGCCGACCGCGAGTACGACTACGAAACCAGCGCGGAGACCAAGAACTACACCTACACCGGCACCGGCGGCGTCGCGATCGGCAGCTGGCTGTCGCGCAGCGTCTTCGCCGCGAAGTTCGCCGAGCGAAACTTCCTGTTCTCCAACGTGATCGGCAACAACAGCAGGATCTTGTTCAACCGGGACCCCGCGCAACGGGTGGAGGCGGTGGCGCCGTGGCTGACCACCGACAGCGCGGTCTACCCGGCGATCGTCAACAAGCGTCTGGTGTGGATCATCGACGGCTACACCACCTTGGACAACTACCCATACTCGGAGCTGACGTCGTTGTCGTCAGCGACCGCGGACTCCACCGAGGTGGCGTTCAACCGGTTGGCGCCGGACAAGAAGGTGTCCTACATCCGCAACTCGGTGAAGGCCACGGTCGACGCCTACGACGGCACCGTGACGCTCTACCAGCAGGACGAGAAGGACCCCGTGTTGCGGGCCTGGATGCAGGTGTTCCCCGGCACCGTCAAACCCAAGAGCGACATCACGCCCGAACTCGCCGAGCACCTGCGCTACCCCGAGGACCTGTTCAAGGTGCAGCGGATGCTGCTGGCCAAGTACCACGTCAACGATCCGGTGACGTTCTTCTCCACCTCGGATTTCTGGGACGTGCCGCTGGACCCGAACCCGACCGCCAGCAGCTATCAGCCGCCGTACTACATCGTCGCCAATAACATTGCCAAGGAAGACAATTCGGCGTCGTATCAGCTGACCAGCGCGATGAACCGGTTCAAGCGTGACTACCTGGCCGCCTATATCAGCGCCAGTTCCGATCCCGGGACGTACGGCAAGATCACGGTGCTGACCATCCCGGGTCAGGTCAACGGTCCCAAGCTGGCCAACAACGCGATCACCACCGATCCCGCGGTGTCTCAAGACCTCGGTGTGATCGGGCGGGACAACCAGAACCGCATCCGCTGGGGCAATCTGCTGACGCTGCCGGTGGCCCAGGGCGGGCTGCTGTATGTGGAACCGGTGTATGCGTCGCCGGGCGCCAGTGACGCCGCGTCGTCCTACCCGCGGTTGATCCGGGTGGCGATGATGTACAACGACAAGATCGGGTACGGGCCCACCGTGGGCGACGCGCTCAACGGGCTGTTCGGGCCGGGCGCGAGCGCCGCCGCGACGCAGATACAGCCGACCGATGGCGGGGCAGGGCCCAAGCCGCCGGCCAGTCCACCGCCACCGGCGGCTGGACCGGGAACTCCGCCCCCGACGGCGGCCGTGCCTCCTCCGCCGGACGGGTCGGCCACGCTCTCGGCCGCCAAAGCCGCTGCGCTGCAAGAGGTTCAGGCGGCAATCGGTGCTGCGCGGGACGCGCAGAAGAAGGGTGATTTCGCCGCCTACGGCTCGGCGCTGCAGCGCCTCGACGACGCGATCACCAAGTTCAACAACACCAAGTAATCCCCGGCCGGCCGGCTCCCCGGCCTGCCGCGAGCGTGCGTGTCTGCACAGCGACACGCCGTCACAGCTGACATTCTGCGCACGCTCGCCGACGTCAGCCCAAGACGAACCTCAGCCGCCCAGCCGCCGCGCGACCTCTCCGTACCGTTCGAAACGCTCCATATCGCCCACCGCGTTGTAGAACACCAGTCGCGTTGCCACCCCGGCGTACTTCGCGGCCAGCGCATCGGCCAGGCCGTCCCAGGTCGCCTCGGTGGCGAAGACGGCGATGTGTTCATCCGTCACCGCAGCCGCCATCCCTGCGAAGTCACCGGCCTTCTGCTTCTCCCGGATCCGCGCCGTCGTGCCCTCGAAGCCCGCCTCGTCCCAGATGAACGCGTAGTTCGGCGTGCTCCCGTAGAAGGCCATGCTGGCGCGCACCGACTCCCGGTTCCGCTCGCGCTCCTCGTCGGTGTCGCCGACGATCGTCAGCACCGGCACGATCACCGCGATGTCCGACGGTGCACGCCCCGCTTTCGCCGCCCCCGCCGCAACGTTGGGCATGACGTGGCGGGTCAGGTATCCCGGTTCGCCGATCGGGTGCACGTGCACCCCGTCGGCGACCTCACCGGCCATCCGCAACATCCACGGATTGACCGCGGCCACATCGACTTTGGGATCGGGTGCGTCGATCGGACCCGCGCTCCACTGCGCAGTGATGAAGTCCAGATCGTAGAAGTCGCCGTGATGGTCGAGCTTGCCGGTGCGGAACGCGTCGAAACACGCCTTGACCGCGCGCACGTAATCGCGCATCCGCGGACCGGGGCGTTCGAACGGCACCCCGTAGCGCCGCACGACGTGGGTCCGCACCTGGGTGCCCAAGCCGAGTCGAAACCGCCCACCGGTTGCCTCCTGCAGCTCCCACGCCGCGGCCGCCGTGACGAACGGACTGCGGGGAAAAGCCACCGCAACACCGGTAGACAGCTCCAGGCCCGGCGCTGCCTGTGACGCGACGGCGGCGTTGAGATAGGCCGTGCGGCCGGTCTCGGTGAACAGCAGTCCGGAAAACCCCGCGGCCTGCGTCCGGCGGGCCAGCTCACCTGTCTGGCCCAGCGGCTGGGGGATCGTCATCACATCGATGTGCACGGCGCAACACTATGCCGGACCCCGACGTCGGCCTAGTGGCGCCAATTCGTTAGAAGAACCCAATAATCAATATTG from Mycobacterium kubicae includes these protein-coding regions:
- a CDS encoding YlbL family protein, which gives rise to MNRRILTLMVALVPILVFGVLLAVVTVPFVSLGPGPTFDTLGEVEGKQVVQIEGTQTHPTSGHLNMTTVSQRDDLTLGEALTLWLSGQEQLVPRDLVYPPGKSRDEVDKANNADFKNSEDSAEYAALGYLKYPEAVTVATVSDPGPSVGKLKPGDAIDMVNGTPVANVDQFTSLLKATKPGQVVTIDFRRKNSPAGVTQITLGTNKDRAYGFLGVAVLDAPWAPFSVSFNLANIGGPSAGLMFSLAVVDKLTTGDLAGTNFVAGTGTISVDGKVGPIGGITHKMAAARAAGATVFLVPAKNCYEAASDDPPGLRLVKVETLGQAVDALHAMTTGAPTPSC
- a CDS encoding UPF0182 family protein; this encodes MGMRPTARMPKLTRRSRILILIALGVIVLLLAGPRLIDAYVDWLWFGELGYRSVFTTVLVTRIVVFLLAGLLVGGIVFGGLALAYRSRPVFVPSNDNDPVARYRAVVMGRLRLVGIGVPASIGVLAGVVAQSYWVRIQLFLHGGDFGITDPQFGKDLGFYAFELPFYRLVLSFVFVAVFLAFVANLVAHYIFGGIRLSGRTGALSRSARIQLVTLVGVLVLLKAVAYWLDRYELLSHTRGGKPFTGAGYTDINAVLPAKLILMAIAVICAAAVFSAITLRDLRIPAIGLVLLLLSSLIVGAAWPLIVEQISVKPNAAQKESEYISRSISATRQAYGLTSDVVTYRNYTGDSAATAQQVAADRATTSNIRLLDPTIVSPAFTQFQQGKNFYYFPDQLSIDRYVDRTGSLRDYVVAARELNPDRLIDNQRDWINRHTVYTHGNGFIASPANTVRGIANDPNQNGGYPEFLANVVGANGTVVSDGPAPLDQPRIYFGPVISNTAADYAIVGKNGADREYDYETSAETKNYTYTGTGGVAIGSWLSRSVFAAKFAERNFLFSNVIGNNSRILFNRDPAQRVEAVAPWLTTDSAVYPAIVNKRLVWIIDGYTTLDNYPYSELTSLSSATADSTEVAFNRLAPDKKVSYIRNSVKATVDAYDGTVTLYQQDEKDPVLRAWMQVFPGTVKPKSDITPELAEHLRYPEDLFKVQRMLLAKYHVNDPVTFFSTSDFWDVPLDPNPTASSYQPPYYIVANNIAKEDNSASYQLTSAMNRFKRDYLAAYISASSDPGTYGKITVLTIPGQVNGPKLANNAITTDPAVSQDLGVIGRDNQNRIRWGNLLTLPVAQGGLLYVEPVYASPGASDAASSYPRLIRVAMMYNDKIGYGPTVGDALNGLFGPGASAAATQIQPTDGGAGPKPPASPPPPAAGPGTPPPTAAVPPPPDGSATLSAAKAAALQEVQAAIGAARDAQKKGDFAAYGSALQRLDDAITKFNNTK
- a CDS encoding TIGR03617 family F420-dependent LLM class oxidoreductase, coding for MHIDVMTIPQPLGQTGELARRTQAAGFSGLLFTETGRTAYLNAAVASQAAPGLELSTGVAVAFPRSPFVTAAAAWELQEATGGRFRLGLGTQVRTHVVRRYGVPFERPGPRMRDYVRAVKACFDAFRTGKLDHHGDFYDLDFITAQWSAGPIDAPDPKVDVAAVNPWMLRMAGEVADGVHVHPIGEPGYLTRHVMPNVAAGAAKAGRAPSDIAVIVPVLTIVGDTDEERERNRESVRASMAFYGSTPNYAFIWDEAGFEGTTARIREKQKAGDFAGMAAAVTDEHIAVFATEATWDGLADALAAKYAGVATRLVFYNAVGDMERFERYGEVARRLGG